In a single window of the Esox lucius isolate fEsoLuc1 chromosome 22, fEsoLuc1.pri, whole genome shotgun sequence genome:
- the LOC109614907 gene encoding collagen alpha-1(I) chain-like isoform X1 → MLMFKLYIKYKLNNKHFSNYFNYFKKVSCFLQQGLSGLLGTQGPEGKQGPMGEGGDDGGPGAAGPTGTRGPAGTMGGIGPKGFTGDPGKPGDVRTPRVAGQKGVNGKDGEMGAGGVAGPAGVAGKRGEQGPPGVNGYQGLPGAAGPPGESGKPGSESIAGEGGAAGPTGLQGESGTPGERGEVGPNGLPGPNGTSGGPGPEGPKAVPSHLGPCPGPCQ, encoded by the exons ATGCTTATGTTTAAActgtacataaaatataaattgaacaacaaacatttttcaaattattttaattacttcAAAAAAGTATCCTGTTTCTTGCAACAGGGACTGTCAGGCCTACTGGGCACACAGGGACCAGAGGGAAAGCAAGGACCAATG GGGGAAGGAGGAGATGATGGAGGACCAGGAGCAGCTGGGCCCACTGGTACCAGAGGTCCAGCTGGAACAATGGGTGGAATAGGACCAAAAGGCTTTACT GGAGACCCTGGTAAGCCAGGAGATGTGAGGACCCCCAGAGTTGCAGGACAGAAG GGGGTTAATGGCAAAGACGGAGAGATGGGTGCTGGTGGAGTGGCCGGTCCAGCC GGAGTTgcggggaagagaggagagcaagGTCCGCCTGGTGTGAATGGCTACCAG GGTCTGCCTGGAGCTGCTGGACCACCTGGGGAGTCTGGGAAGCCAGGGTCTGAG AGTATCGCTGGAGAAGGAGGGGCAGCCGGACCTACTGGGCTACAG GGTGAGAGTGGCACTCCAGGAGAGAGAGGCGAAGTGGGACCTAATGGGCTGCCAGGTCCCAACGGGACTTCAGGAGGACCGGGACCAGAAGGCCCAAAGGCAG TGCCAAGCCACCTCGGACCCTGCCCCGGCCCCTGCCAGTAA
- the LOC109614907 gene encoding collagen alpha-1(I) chain-like isoform X2 yields the protein MLMFKLYIKYKLNNKHFSNYFNYFKKVSCFLQQGLSGLLGTQGPEGKQGPMGEGGDDGGPGAAGPTGTRGPAGTMGGIGPKGFTGDPGKPGDVRTPRVAGQKGVNGKDGEMGAGGVAGPAGVAGKRGEQGPPGVNGYQGLPGAAGPPGESGKPGSESIAGEGGAAGPTGLQGESGTPGERGEVGPNGLPGPNGTSGGPGPEGPKAGTSS from the exons ATGCTTATGTTTAAActgtacataaaatataaattgaacaacaaacatttttcaaattattttaattacttcAAAAAAGTATCCTGTTTCTTGCAACAGGGACTGTCAGGCCTACTGGGCACACAGGGACCAGAGGGAAAGCAAGGACCAATG GGGGAAGGAGGAGATGATGGAGGACCAGGAGCAGCTGGGCCCACTGGTACCAGAGGTCCAGCTGGAACAATGGGTGGAATAGGACCAAAAGGCTTTACT GGAGACCCTGGTAAGCCAGGAGATGTGAGGACCCCCAGAGTTGCAGGACAGAAG GGGGTTAATGGCAAAGACGGAGAGATGGGTGCTGGTGGAGTGGCCGGTCCAGCC GGAGTTgcggggaagagaggagagcaagGTCCGCCTGGTGTGAATGGCTACCAG GGTCTGCCTGGAGCTGCTGGACCACCTGGGGAGTCTGGGAAGCCAGGGTCTGAG AGTATCGCTGGAGAAGGAGGGGCAGCCGGACCTACTGGGCTACAG GGTGAGAGTGGCACTCCAGGAGAGAGAGGCGAAGTGGGACCTAATGGGCTGCCAGGTCCCAACGGGACTTCAGGAGGACCGGGACCAGAAGGCCCAAAGGCAGGTACCTCATCATAG
- the LOC109614907 gene encoding collagen alpha-1(I) chain-like isoform X3, with product MGEGGDDGGPGAAGPTGTRGPAGTMGGIGPKGFTGDPGKPGDVRTPRVAGQKGVNGKDGEMGAGGVAGPAGVAGKRGEQGPPGVNGYQGLPGAAGPPGESGKPGSESIAGEGGAAGPTGLQGESGTPGERGEVGPNGLPGPNGTSGGPGPEGPKAVPSHLGPCPGPCQ from the exons ATG GGGGAAGGAGGAGATGATGGAGGACCAGGAGCAGCTGGGCCCACTGGTACCAGAGGTCCAGCTGGAACAATGGGTGGAATAGGACCAAAAGGCTTTACT GGAGACCCTGGTAAGCCAGGAGATGTGAGGACCCCCAGAGTTGCAGGACAGAAG GGGGTTAATGGCAAAGACGGAGAGATGGGTGCTGGTGGAGTGGCCGGTCCAGCC GGAGTTgcggggaagagaggagagcaagGTCCGCCTGGTGTGAATGGCTACCAG GGTCTGCCTGGAGCTGCTGGACCACCTGGGGAGTCTGGGAAGCCAGGGTCTGAG AGTATCGCTGGAGAAGGAGGGGCAGCCGGACCTACTGGGCTACAG GGTGAGAGTGGCACTCCAGGAGAGAGAGGCGAAGTGGGACCTAATGGGCTGCCAGGTCCCAACGGGACTTCAGGAGGACCGGGACCAGAAGGCCCAAAGGCAG TGCCAAGCCACCTCGGACCCTGCCCCGGCCCCTGCCAGTAA
- the LOC105005813 gene encoding uncharacterized protein LOC105005813 isoform X1 produces MLRRRKIGLSEPEHIYVNRAEMRESSTAQPTERFDGEVENPTTDRSTDQEASMRRTRNRKVSLIILILSVIALLTFRTHSTQSCTYHPSALSTCPIYTANGTITAVKGSTALMVSAYKDYRGQRAIRIIAVVNRHQTTPLYCVFCCTGEASQVTPATVLAHSVHYGYPYVAADILCFEHPGCNVTHVTVATPIENLDPLNLPFLSVQNREVEEVEEVEEFPFYLTVCMSSMFGDYNNVLQFVQTMEFYKLLGVPRVVLYLTSCGPDLEKVLQYYTEEGTLEVIDWPIDHFLKPATGWELEELEGDIHLNGQLTIMNECIYRNMYRSRYVLLADVEQLLVPVAHNSLRPLMEGLQGQHPDAAVFLMETHLFPATAGKAGLSAQSRALGVNLLDYVYREPLEEDDFRSHKMVVNPRKVLQTAIFEVTQSYGDTVRVPFDLCKIMQVTEAPRENWTKDQLVLDRSLWKFRDYLVPTVDEILQKLGFYKHLFEHLVL; encoded by the exons AtgttaagaagaagaaaaataggGCTTTCTGAACCAGAGCATATATATGTTAACCGTGCTGAGATGAGAGAATCCTCTACAGCTCAACCGACTGAGAGATTTGACGGGGAGGTGGAAAATCCCACAACTGACAG GTCAACAGACCAGGAGGCTAGCATGCGCCGAACCAGGAATCGGAAAGTCAGTTTAATCATCTTGATTCTGTCTGTGATTGCATTACTGACATTCAGGACTCACTCTACTCAATCTTGCACCTATCATCCCTCTGCTCTTTCTACCTGCCCTATTTATACAGCCAATGGGACTATAACAGCAGTGAAGGGCTCAACAGCTCTAATGGTGTCTGCATACAAGGATTACAGAGGTCAGAGAGCCATTCGCATCATTGCTGTGGTTAACAGACACCAAACCACGCCTCTGTACTGTGTGTTTTGCTGCACAGGAGAAGCCTCTCAGGTCACTCCAGCCACTGTTTTAGCTCACAGTGTCCACTACGGATACCCATATGTGGCCGCAGACATCCTTTGTTTTGAACACCCTGGATGTAACGTGACACACGTCACTGTCGCTACACCCATCGAGAACCTGGACCCCCTCAACCTGCCATTTCTGAGCGTCCAGaacagagaggtggaggaggtggaggaggtggaggagtttCCCTTTTACCTCACCGTGTGCATGTCCAGCATGTTTGGAGACTACAACAACGTCTTGCAGTTTGTCCAGACCATGGAGTTTTACAAGCTCCTGGGGGTGCCAAGGGTTGTCCTCTACCTCACCAGCTGTGGGCCTGACCTAGAAAAGGTCCTCCAGTACTACACAGAGGAGGGCACTCTGGAGGTCATCGACTGGCCCATCGACCACTTCCTCAAGCCCGCTACTGGGTGGGAGTTAGAGGAGCTGGAAGGGGACATCCACCTCAATGGTCAGCTGACCATCATGAATGAGTGCATCTACAGAAACATGTATAGGTCGCGGTATGTCCTCCTGGCTGATGTGGAGCAGCTCCTTGTCCCAGTCGCTCACAACTCTCTACGGCCCCTCATGGAGGGCCTGCAGGGTCAGCACCCAGACGCAGCCGTGTTTTTAATGGAGACTCATCTGTTCCCTGCTACGGCTGGTAAGGCAGGTCTTTCTGCACAGAGTAGGGCACTGGGGGTGAATCTTCTGGACTATGTCTATAGAGAGCCTTTGGAGGAGGATGACTTCCGCTCCCACAAGATGGTGGTCAACCCCCGGAAGGTTCTGCAGACAGCTATATTTGAGGTGACACAGAGCTACGGAGACACAGTGAGGGTTCCGTTCGACTTGTGTAAGATCATGCAGGTGACAGAGGCTCCTAGGGAGAACTGGACCAAAGACCAGCTGGTCCTGGACAGAAGCCTCTGGAAATTCAGAGATTACCTTGTGCCCACTGTTGATGAAATTTTACAGAAATTAGGTTTctataaacatttgtttgaacATTTAGTACTTTAG
- the LOC105005813 gene encoding uncharacterized protein LOC105005813 isoform X2: MRRTRNRKVSLIILILSVIALLTFRTHSTQSCTYHPSALSTCPIYTANGTITAVKGSTALMVSAYKDYRGQRAIRIIAVVNRHQTTPLYCVFCCTGEASQVTPATVLAHSVHYGYPYVAADILCFEHPGCNVTHVTVATPIENLDPLNLPFLSVQNREVEEVEEVEEFPFYLTVCMSSMFGDYNNVLQFVQTMEFYKLLGVPRVVLYLTSCGPDLEKVLQYYTEEGTLEVIDWPIDHFLKPATGWELEELEGDIHLNGQLTIMNECIYRNMYRSRYVLLADVEQLLVPVAHNSLRPLMEGLQGQHPDAAVFLMETHLFPATAGKAGLSAQSRALGVNLLDYVYREPLEEDDFRSHKMVVNPRKVLQTAIFEVTQSYGDTVRVPFDLCKIMQVTEAPRENWTKDQLVLDRSLWKFRDYLVPTVDEILQKLGFYKHLFEHLVL; the protein is encoded by the coding sequence ATGCGCCGAACCAGGAATCGGAAAGTCAGTTTAATCATCTTGATTCTGTCTGTGATTGCATTACTGACATTCAGGACTCACTCTACTCAATCTTGCACCTATCATCCCTCTGCTCTTTCTACCTGCCCTATTTATACAGCCAATGGGACTATAACAGCAGTGAAGGGCTCAACAGCTCTAATGGTGTCTGCATACAAGGATTACAGAGGTCAGAGAGCCATTCGCATCATTGCTGTGGTTAACAGACACCAAACCACGCCTCTGTACTGTGTGTTTTGCTGCACAGGAGAAGCCTCTCAGGTCACTCCAGCCACTGTTTTAGCTCACAGTGTCCACTACGGATACCCATATGTGGCCGCAGACATCCTTTGTTTTGAACACCCTGGATGTAACGTGACACACGTCACTGTCGCTACACCCATCGAGAACCTGGACCCCCTCAACCTGCCATTTCTGAGCGTCCAGaacagagaggtggaggaggtggaggaggtggaggagtttCCCTTTTACCTCACCGTGTGCATGTCCAGCATGTTTGGAGACTACAACAACGTCTTGCAGTTTGTCCAGACCATGGAGTTTTACAAGCTCCTGGGGGTGCCAAGGGTTGTCCTCTACCTCACCAGCTGTGGGCCTGACCTAGAAAAGGTCCTCCAGTACTACACAGAGGAGGGCACTCTGGAGGTCATCGACTGGCCCATCGACCACTTCCTCAAGCCCGCTACTGGGTGGGAGTTAGAGGAGCTGGAAGGGGACATCCACCTCAATGGTCAGCTGACCATCATGAATGAGTGCATCTACAGAAACATGTATAGGTCGCGGTATGTCCTCCTGGCTGATGTGGAGCAGCTCCTTGTCCCAGTCGCTCACAACTCTCTACGGCCCCTCATGGAGGGCCTGCAGGGTCAGCACCCAGACGCAGCCGTGTTTTTAATGGAGACTCATCTGTTCCCTGCTACGGCTGGTAAGGCAGGTCTTTCTGCACAGAGTAGGGCACTGGGGGTGAATCTTCTGGACTATGTCTATAGAGAGCCTTTGGAGGAGGATGACTTCCGCTCCCACAAGATGGTGGTCAACCCCCGGAAGGTTCTGCAGACAGCTATATTTGAGGTGACACAGAGCTACGGAGACACAGTGAGGGTTCCGTTCGACTTGTGTAAGATCATGCAGGTGACAGAGGCTCCTAGGGAGAACTGGACCAAAGACCAGCTGGTCCTGGACAGAAGCCTCTGGAAATTCAGAGATTACCTTGTGCCCACTGTTGATGAAATTTTACAGAAATTAGGTTTctataaacatttgtttgaacATTTAGTACTTTAG